A single Gemmatimonadales bacterium DNA region contains:
- a CDS encoding matrixin family metalloprotease, translating into MIRYLLPGVTAALLVLIVVDRVRHEPATVRSVQPAALGAEAASGTPPREARHAASRRVYRVPRPAALPAPAVAPPAASPDAAASPVVPPEASGGSRGATPTIDRLARLAVRRELGAEAGRTYLDSLLLVTDSVVRRWPERGTPLTVALVERGAAGDSTRVAELVRQALDRWTDANVGVRFTDVTDTANADIVVHWIERFDFDRAGQTDLTWDHAGRVRRASILLALKTSDGTPLNDVALLAVAVHETGHAIGLPHSADPNDVMYPSTRTATLSARDVRTASVLYRLPLGTVRDAPDR; encoded by the coding sequence ATGATTCGTTACCTGCTGCCCGGCGTTACGGCCGCCCTTCTGGTGTTGATCGTGGTCGACCGGGTGCGGCACGAGCCGGCCACCGTGCGGAGCGTGCAACCTGCGGCGCTCGGAGCGGAAGCCGCGTCCGGCACACCTCCCCGAGAGGCCCGGCACGCCGCATCCCGCCGGGTGTACCGCGTTCCGCGTCCGGCCGCATTGCCCGCGCCGGCGGTCGCGCCGCCGGCCGCCTCACCGGACGCCGCCGCGTCGCCCGTGGTGCCGCCGGAGGCGTCCGGCGGGTCCAGGGGGGCCACGCCGACGATCGACCGGCTGGCCCGCCTCGCCGTGCGCCGGGAGCTCGGGGCCGAGGCGGGGCGCACCTATCTCGACTCGTTGCTGCTCGTGACCGATTCTGTCGTGCGGCGGTGGCCCGAGCGCGGGACCCCCCTCACCGTGGCGCTGGTGGAGCGGGGCGCGGCGGGCGACTCCACGCGCGTCGCCGAGTTGGTGCGGCAGGCGCTCGATCGCTGGACGGACGCGAACGTGGGTGTGCGCTTCACCGACGTCACCGATACGGCGAATGCTGACATTGTAGTCCATTGGATCGAGCGGTTCGACTTCGACCGCGCCGGCCAGACCGACCTCACCTGGGATCACGCGGGCCGCGTGCGGCGCGCGTCCATTCTCCTTGCACTCAAGACGAGCGACGGCACGCCGCTCAATGACGTCGCCCTGCTCGCGGTGGCGGTGCACGAAACCGGGCACGCCATCGGACTGCCCCACTCGGCCGATCCGAACGACGTCATGTATCCGTCCACCCGTACGGCCACCCTTTCGGCGCGCGACGTCCGCACCGCGTCCGTGCTGTATCGGCTGCCGCTGGGCACGGTGCGCGACGCGCCGGATCGCTGA